AATTGCTGATGTCGTGTCAGCAAGAATGTCAGAGACAAAGAAACTGCCTGTGACCATGAAAAATCCTGCGGCAAGAAGAATCAGAATCGGTTCAGCAACCATCACGCCGATCAGTTCGCGTTCTGCACCTACAGTTGAGTAGGGAGCGTTTGCTGCGTATGCTGCAAGAATCAGGAACGTGTGCGAAAGCGCCAGCGCAAACACAACGAGTAAGAGGTCGCCTCCTGAGAACAGAATTGCTCCGGAGAGAGCGATCAGCACCAGATACCCGCTGGTCAGAATCATTTCAACCGGATTTGCAAACGCCCGCTCTTTATGCCAGAGCTTGCTGATGTCATAGAACGGCTGAAGAACCGGAGGTCCACGTCTGCTCTGCATGCGTGCCGTAAGCACACGGTCGACTCCTGAGATCAGTCCGCCGATAACCGGTGCGAGAATCAGAAACAGGACCGCGCCTGCTGCTGCCATTACCAGATTCATATCATCACCCCCAGAAACGCGAGCACAAACATCACGATGATGATGAGGATCGAGATGATGCACGCAGGCTTCATCAGCACATCCTCGCCAAAGTACTCGGACAGATAGTAGTTCGAAGATTTTGCCTCTTTGTAGACACCAAGTGAACCGCGGAAGCGACCGGCCTCGTCAACACCTCTGCCGCAGAGGTACGGGGCAAGTGTTCTGCCGGACTTTGATCCTGCATGCGCTGCTGCGATCAGGACCGCAAGAATCACGAACATGATGCCGAGCATCAGCACATTGTCGAGGACTGCAACCGTTGCGGTGTCAATATATCCCGGATAGATGGATGTAAGGTAGGGATCGATGAACTGGTGAATGATTCCAATAAAACCGATACAGCAGACGATCGTCAGAGCTCCCATCACAACAACAGGAATCTTTTCTGAAACATGCAGAACCGCCGCCGCCGCGGGCGGGCCGCTCATACGCATGAACAGTTTTCCAAGCCACTTAGTCCAGAAGAAGATGGTAAGTGCACTGCCGAATGCAAGCATAATCACAAATGCCCAGCCGAATGGTGCCGAGAGGAACGCGACCACTGCCGTCCACTTGGAGATCAGCATCCCGAACGGTGCAAGATACATACCGCAGATGCCGATAACCATCATAGTCGCAAGAAGCGGGAGCCGCACCAGAAGTCCGTCCATGTCCTCGATGTCGCGGCTGTCGATTCTGTGCTCGACCGCTCCGACACATAAGAAGAGGAGCGCCTTTGCAACCGCATGGAAGATGATCAGAAGAATTGCCGCGAGCACTGCCGTAGGCGTTCCAATTCCTGCACATGTAGTGATAAGACCGAGGTTTGCGATTGTGGAGTAGGCAAGAACCTTCTTTGCATTACTCTGCGAGATCGCAAGAGCTGATGTTATCACAAACGTGAACAGTCCGATGAAAGCAAGAGCCGTGCCAACAGCAGTCTGCGAAAATATCGGGGCGAACACAACCAGAAGATACACGCCGGCTTTCACCATGGTGCTCGAGTGCAGCAGTGCCGAGACCGGAGTGGGTGCAACCATTGCGCCGGTAAGCCAGCTGGAGAACGGCATCTGGGCAGCTTTGGTCAGACCGGCAATGGCAATCAGCGCGGCAGGAATGGTCAGGGCCGCCATGTCAGGATAATGAATGATGTCGGTGATGCCAAGAACGCTGGATCCGGTTGGATCAATATTCAGAAGAGAGATTATTGCGAGCGTAAATGCAATCCCGCCGACAAGATTCATCCAGACTGCGCGGAACGAGTTGGTAACAGCCTCCGGAGTTTTTGAGTAGCCGATCAAAAGGAACGAGCAGAGCGTTGTTACTTCCCAGAAGCAGAGGATCCACATCAGACTGTTTGAAAGCACGATGCCGAACATTGCTGTCAGGAACACGAACAGCATGGCAAAGAAGTAGGCCTTGCGCTGCGGCACGCTCTCCTGATGGTGGTGATAGTCTTTCATGTAGCCGAGCGCGTAAACGCAGATGAGCGTCCCGATGATGCCGATAATGAGCACCATGATTGCAGTAAAGTCGTTGACCACAAATGCTGCTGACATGCTGACTGACTCTGCATAGAACAGTTCCATGATGCAGATGAGGAGCAGCTGAACTGCGCCGAGAACAAGCGGAAGCATCCTGCGATATTTCAGAGACAGGACGATGATTGCAAGAGCAACGGCGATCTCAACAATAAAGAGCCAGACGCCTATCTGTTTTGCATATTCCAGTGCAATTACTACCGGACCCGACAACGCTGACCATGCGAGGTATAGAGAGGTCGCGATAATAACTGCCGAAGCAATGCCGACGATACCGGTGCGGAGGTTATCCCTGTTCAATACCGCAAGAAGGACTGCGGCAAGCAGGGGAACCAGCAGCAGTACGAGGATGGCTACGAGTTCCGGCTGGTACATAATATCACTTGTTGAAAGTTATGTGGATTGATCATTATTAATCATTCTAATTCAGGGCGCTGTATTTTGTTGATGAACTTCAGATGAATGATGTCGCAGCTCCGCCCACGGAAAACGCGGAGCACACTGAAATTAGCACGGAAAAAACATCACGGAGCAGACGTGAACATCACGAAAATGAATCGTTTTTGAAATTCTATGATGTCTTCGTCGTCTCGCAATGATGTTTTTTTCTGTTGAGAGTTGCGCGGTGGTGGATATTTCAAAATGGTATCATGTTGAAAAAATAATTGTCCGGAAACATCCGGATTCCGTCGCCCACAGGAACAATTAGTCTGATTTGCGAAGTTCTTTCCAGACATGCGACTGAAATATGCTATTTTCTTTTGCCGATGCGTCCATTGCAAGAAACATCTTCCAAGGGACGGCATAGGTAAGATACTCGTTTGAAATGAGATTTCGCGAGTGGAGTCTTCCGGCAAGATCGGTGAACCCAAGGACTGCGCTCGGAACGTCTTTTTCTCCCTGTCGCACAACTTCGGACCCGATCGCCTGACATGCGGATGCACGCGAGGTGCATACCATGCCGTTGCCGTCCGGCAAGGCTCCCGCAAGATGCATGAGTGCAGACATCTCCACTGGATTCACGGTGAAGATAACAGAGAGCGGAACTTCGCCGTCTTTGAGTTCAGCAAGCGGTTTATAGACCGCATACTTTTCCGGTAGATCATAATTCGGCATCTCTTCTTCGATGAACTTGCGTGCAATCTCCTGCGAGTAGTGCATGCACTCTCCGGTCCGAAACATCTCCTGTCGTTTCTCAGGCATGAATGAGATCACTTTTTCGTAGAGCTCAGGATCTTTTGCCGAGGCAAGGCCGTGAGAGAAGAAGGCGGCAAAGGTGTCAATGCCGCCCGGCAGCCAGCGATCATATGCCCGACCGAAGCAGAGCCCGCTCGATGCTCCGGCACAGAGAAAGGTGTCACGGTCAAAGACAGCAGTCCTTCCCTTCACCGCTGCCTGGGCAAAGTACGGCATCACACATCCGCTCTTCATGCCGGCACGCGGCTGCATGGCATTTTCGGGTTTTGTGTCGGTGCGAAGGAACACCACAGGGTGAAACCTGCTGCCAAGTTCGTTTGCAATATTGCTATCCATAGTTGAGTGAGTGATGTGAGACGAGAAATATTTTCTCTCTATAAGTGGCCTCGCTTGGGGTAACCACGGAACACACTGAACACACGGAATGCCACGGAAAAAACACAGAATACCGCTTCGCTTACGGAAAACACGGAAAGACTAAGAGTAGGGGTATACGCATATATCATTTTTTTGAGATGTCCGCTTCCTTAGTCTTTCCGTGTTTTCCGTAAGCGAAGCGGTATTCTGTGTTTTTTCCGTGAAATTCCGTATGTTCAGTGTGTTCCGTGGTTGCCCCAAATGAGACCAAGGAGAGAGAAATTCCGTAAACGGAAATCATTATGAACAAAGATTTCGAATCCTGTGATATTTGATATCACAACAGTCCCGGTAGACAAGAAGGCATAAGAACTGAAAAAACAAAGATACAATCAGTTATGGCTGAGAATGAAGCAGGCGGTTCGATGCCTGAAGACATCCTGAATACCTTTTACTCCGGGGAAAACCCGCTGTGTGTACTGCAGAACCTGCAAGAGAGCGGAAAACAGCGAAAGATCATCGTCGTGACTGATCAGCGGCTGATGTACTTTGAAGAGAATGCCACCGGTCTGTATGATGACACGCTGTTTGCATTCGCCCGCATCGACACGGTAGTCTATCACGAAGGAAAAAAAGTTTCAGAGCTGAAGATCACCGAAACCGACGGTGTGATGCTCAAGGTCGGCTGGCTCACAAACGAAGAAGCACAGCGGGTTATCCTGACGCTTCAGTCAGCGATGAACGACCTTGGAACCGCAGCAGTCTCGCTCGACCGCAAGAAATCCGTCTTCTCCGGCGAAGAGTGGACACTGAAAAAACCGGTTGACTATCTGACCAAGACCGTGAAAAACGAAGCAGCATCCATGAAGCAGAGCTACATCGCACCCATCCTTCCAAAGGACGCGTGCGAGGAAAAAGAGCAGGAGCTCTTTGAAGAAGAGATCTGCGGAGCAGTTGCGGCTGACGAAATGGATCAGCAGACCGTGATCGAATGCCTGAAGGCTCTTCGCATCCTCTATGACAACTGCATCCTCACCGAAGAGCAGTACCGCAAGTACCGGCTGCCGCTCCTGGAAAAACTCGATATTTAAATTTCATCAAAACTTTTTTTCTACGAACGAAAAATATTTTGAAACGCGAATCACACGAATAGCGCGAATAAAAAATCGCCAATGGCGATTTTTGAGAAAGTACTATGTAATTTATTTTAGATAGACACGTCCAGAGAAACACAAAAATTTCTTTTTTTGAAAAATCGCCATTGGCGATTTTTTATTCGCGCTATTCGTGTTTCAAAAATTTATCCTGCCCACTCACTCAACAGTTCACAAAAAAAAGATTTGACCGTATTGGTCGCTGATCAGAGAACCCTTGCGGAAAAATTATGCCACGTCCGGCACGAATTTCGTACCATAGTGGATAATACCGTCAGAGCCCTCACGATCAAGAACACGGAACACTGACTTCACCGGCATGCCGATATAGACCTCTTCCGGCTCGCAGATAACATGCGTCGTCATGCGTGCGCCTTCCTCGAGCTCAATAATTGCCAGCACATACGGCTTCATCTCCGAGTACTGATCGCTTGCCGAGTGGACAACGGAAAAAGTCATGACTTTTCCCTTGCCGGAACACTGGTACTCAACAATCTTACCGTCACGGCGGCAGTGCGGACAGACCGAACGCGGCGGGAAAAACACCGCTCCGCAGGTCTCACACTTTGTTCCGACCATGTTGTATCTCTGGGGGATTGCTCTCCAGAATCGTGCAACTGTCATCGCTTACACCCTCCCGAAAATATGCGACACAACCGTCGCTCCGGTACCGCCCACGTTCTGGGTCATACCGATTTCAGCTCCGTCAACCTGACGCTTACCGGCCTCGCCGCGAAGCTGCTGCACAGCCTCCCAGACCTGTTTGATACCGGTTGCACCAACAGGGTGACCGCAGGACTTCAGACCGCCGGACGTATTGACCGGCAGCTTGCCGCCAATCTGTGTCTGGCCTTCCTCGGTGAACTTTCCTGCCGTTCCCTTCTGAACAAAACCAAGATCCTCGATAGCACAAAGCTCAGCGATCGTGAAACAGTCGTGAACCTCAACAAAGTTCACTGCCTTTCTCTCCAGCTTCGCCTGCTTGAATGCAGAATTACCTGCGGCAACCGTTGCGCCCATCGTCGAAAAGTCCGGACGGTCATGCAGGGCAATCGTATCGCCTGCCTGAGCAGATGCCAGAACCTTAATCGGCGTGTCGGTGAACTCCTTTGCACGCTCAAGCGGACAAACGATCACAGCGGCTGCACCGTCAGAAACCGGAGAACAGTCAAACAGACGGAGAGGCGACGCAACAAGCGTTGACTTCAGCACAGTAGACTGCGTAATCTCGGATCTGAACTGTGCATACGGATTTCTTGCGCCGTGATAGTGGTTCTTCACCGCAACCTGTGCAAGCTGCTCGCGGGTAAGGCCGTACTTGTTCATGTAGTCGCATGCGATCATCGCATACAGACCCGGGAACGTTGCTCCTGCAAAACTCTCCCACTCTCTGTCTGCTGCGCCTGCTAAAACATCAGTCGCGTCTGCAACATCAGTCATCTTCTCAACACCTGCTGCAACCACAATGTCAGACATTCCTGACGCAACTGCGGCGACCGCCTGACGGAACGCAAGACCACCGGACGCACATGCCGCTTCCACACGGGTTGCCGGCACATGCAGGTCGCCGCCGAGTCCTACGTAGTCTGCGACGAGCGCACCAACATGTTCCTGACCGATGAACCTGCCAGCAGACATCGAACCGACAAACATCGCATCGATCTGCTCGCCGACAACGTTTGCATCCTCCAGTGCCTTCACACCGGCTTCTGCACACATGTCACGGAACGAGGTGTCCCAAAGCTCTCCAAATGCCGTGATACCGGCACCAATAACTGCTACTTCTCTCATTTTTCCGCACCTCACACCTTGATCTTTCCTTTGTGGCGTGCATACACTGCATAGTCAAGATACTTTGCCTTTGCGAGCATCGACTCAACCGACGGGCCTTTGTTGCGATCGATCTTCGAAAGGATCGCATCGGTCACGGTGATGTCGAACGCATCTGATCCTGAACCACTGCCGTAGCTGGTGACAAAGATCTTCTCGCCCGGCTTTGCAACATCAAGAATTGCCGCAAGGCCGAGAGGGACAGCACCGCTGTAGGTGTTGCCGAGTCTTGGCACAAGCAGACCGGTCTTGATCTGTTCAGGCGTGAACCCGAGCATTGCCGCAGCTTTCTGCGGGAACTTTGCGTTCGGCTGGTGGAACACCGCATAGTCATAGTCTGCTGGTTTGGTTCCCATATCCTCAAGCATCATCTTGGCACAGCCGGTCACGTGCTTGAAGTATCCGGGTTCGCCGGAGAATCTTCCGCCGTGACGGGGATAATCCTCTCCTTCGCGGCGCCAGAAGTCCGGCGTGTCGCTGGTGAAAGAACAGGTGTGGTTGATGACTGCGATCGGATCATCGTTGCCGATGATGTAGGAGGCTCCCCCTGCTGCCGCGGTGTACTCAAGGGCATCGCCGGGCGCGCCCTGGGCGGTGTCGGCACCGACAGCAACGGCATACTTCATCATGCCGGAGGAGACCAGACCCATTGCGGTCTGAATGCCTGCGGTTCCTGCTTTGCAGGCGAACTCGTAGTCTGCTGCGGTCATAACCGGCGTTGCGCCGATAGCTTCACCAACCGTTACAGCAGTCGGCTTGACTGCGTACGGGTGAGACTCGGAACCAACATAGACCGCTTTGATCTCTTTTGGATCAATTGGTCTGCGGGCAAGAGCAGTGCGGGTGGATTCAACCGCAAACGTTGCGGTGTTTTCATCGTAGTCGGGTACGGCTTTCTCGCGAACGCCAAGACCGCCGGTGATCTCTGCGGCGTTGGCGCCCCAGACACGTGCGATCTCCTCGACCTTAATCCGGTAACTGGGGATGTATGCCCCATAACTAATGATTCCTACCATTCTGTATTCCTCAGGCGGGTAATAATTTCCTGCACATCAAGGGATGTGCACAAGACAGTGATGCGATCCTTTTCTGCAAGCAGTTTCACCAGCGGGTGCACATGCTCGGCGTCGAT
This Methanorbis rubei DNA region includes the following protein-coding sequences:
- a CDS encoding NADH-quinone oxidoreductase subunit H → MNLVMAAAGAVLFLILAPVIGGLISGVDRVLTARMQSRRGPPVLQPFYDISKLWHKERAFANPVEMILTSGYLVLIALSGAILFSGGDLLLVVFALALSHTFLILAAYAANAPYSTVGAERELIGVMVAEPILILLAAGFFMVTGSFFVSDILADTTSAIVYLPGVFLALFAVLTLKLRKSPFDIATSHHAHQELVKGVTSSLSGRTLAKVELAHWYETIIILAMMLLFFAANPILGIIVVIICYFLEILMDNLFPRVTWKMTVKSLWTITLILGATNIAVLGILGGVIV
- a CDS encoding NADH-quinone oxidoreductase subunit L, with amino-acid sequence MYQPELVAILVLLLVPLLAAVLLAVLNRDNLRTGIVGIASAVIIATSLYLAWSALSGPVVIALEYAKQIGVWLFIVEIAVALAIIVLSLKYRRMLPLVLGAVQLLLICIMELFYAESVSMSAAFVVNDFTAIMVLIIGIIGTLICVYALGYMKDYHHHQESVPQRKAYFFAMLFVFLTAMFGIVLSNSLMWILCFWEVTTLCSFLLIGYSKTPEAVTNSFRAVWMNLVGGIAFTLAIISLLNIDPTGSSVLGITDIIHYPDMAALTIPAALIAIAGLTKAAQMPFSSWLTGAMVAPTPVSALLHSSTMVKAGVYLLVVFAPIFSQTAVGTALAFIGLFTFVITSALAISQSNAKKVLAYSTIANLGLITTCAGIGTPTAVLAAILLIIFHAVAKALLFLCVGAVEHRIDSRDIEDMDGLLVRLPLLATMMVIGICGMYLAPFGMLISKWTAVVAFLSAPFGWAFVIMLAFGSALTIFFWTKWLGKLFMRMSGPPAAAAVLHVSEKIPVVVMGALTIVCCIGFIGIIHQFIDPYLTSIYPGYIDTATVAVLDNVLMLGIMFVILAVLIAAAHAGSKSGRTLAPYLCGRGVDEAGRFRGSLGVYKEAKSSNYYLSEYFGEDVLMKPACIISILIIIVMFVLAFLGVMI
- a CDS encoding DUF169 domain-containing protein, which codes for MDSNIANELGSRFHPVVFLRTDTKPENAMQPRAGMKSGCVMPYFAQAAVKGRTAVFDRDTFLCAGASSGLCFGRAYDRWLPGGIDTFAAFFSHGLASAKDPELYEKVISFMPEKRQEMFRTGECMHYSQEIARKFIEEEMPNYDLPEKYAVYKPLAELKDGEVPLSVIFTVNPVEMSALMHLAGALPDGNGMVCTSRASACQAIGSEVVRQGEKDVPSAVLGFTDLAGRLHSRNLISNEYLTYAVPWKMFLAMDASAKENSIFQSHVWKELRKSD
- a CDS encoding PH domain-containing protein — encoded protein: MAENEAGGSMPEDILNTFYSGENPLCVLQNLQESGKQRKIIVVTDQRLMYFEENATGLYDDTLFAFARIDTVVYHEGKKVSELKITETDGVMLKVGWLTNEEAQRVILTLQSAMNDLGTAAVSLDRKKSVFSGEEWTLKKPVDYLTKTVKNEAASMKQSYIAPILPKDACEEKEQELFEEEICGAVAADEMDQQTVIECLKALRILYDNCILTEEQYRKYRLPLLEKLDI
- a CDS encoding Zn-ribbon domain-containing OB-fold protein; translation: MTVARFWRAIPQRYNMVGTKCETCGAVFFPPRSVCPHCRRDGKIVEYQCSGKGKVMTFSVVHSASDQYSEMKPYVLAIIELEEGARMTTHVICEPEEVYIGMPVKSVFRVLDREGSDGIIHYGTKFVPDVA
- a CDS encoding thiolase domain-containing protein, whose product is MREVAVIGAGITAFGELWDTSFRDMCAEAGVKALEDANVVGEQIDAMFVGSMSAGRFIGQEHVGALVADYVGLGGDLHVPATRVEAACASGGLAFRQAVAAVASGMSDIVVAAGVEKMTDVADATDVLAGAADREWESFAGATFPGLYAMIACDYMNKYGLTREQLAQVAVKNHYHGARNPYAQFRSEITQSTVLKSTLVASPLRLFDCSPVSDGAAAVIVCPLERAKEFTDTPIKVLASAQAGDTIALHDRPDFSTMGATVAAGNSAFKQAKLERKAVNFVEVHDCFTIAELCAIEDLGFVQKGTAGKFTEEGQTQIGGKLPVNTSGGLKSCGHPVGATGIKQVWEAVQQLRGEAGKRQVDGAEIGMTQNVGGTGATVVSHIFGRV
- a CDS encoding hydroxymethylglutaryl-CoA synthase — encoded protein: MVGIISYGAYIPSYRIKVEEIARVWGANAAEITGGLGVREKAVPDYDENTATFAVESTRTALARRPIDPKEIKAVYVGSESHPYAVKPTAVTVGEAIGATPVMTAADYEFACKAGTAGIQTAMGLVSSGMMKYAVAVGADTAQGAPGDALEYTAAAGGASYIIGNDDPIAVINHTCSFTSDTPDFWRREGEDYPRHGGRFSGEPGYFKHVTGCAKMMLEDMGTKPADYDYAVFHQPNAKFPQKAAAMLGFTPEQIKTGLLVPRLGNTYSGAVPLGLAAILDVAKPGEKIFVTSYGSGSGSDAFDITVTDAILSKIDRNKGPSVESMLAKAKYLDYAVYARHKGKIKV